In one Balaenoptera musculus isolate JJ_BM4_2016_0621 chromosome 2, mBalMus1.pri.v3, whole genome shotgun sequence genomic region, the following are encoded:
- the LOC118890429 gene encoding ras-related protein Rab-2A-like isoform X2 — MAYACLFKYMIIGDTGVEFGARMITMDGKQIKLQIWDTAGQESFRSITRSYYRGAAGALLVYITRRDTFNHLTIWLEYVRQHSNSNMVIMLIGNKSDLEFRREVKKEEGDAFAREHGLIFMETSAKTASNVEEAFINTAKEIYEKIQEGVFDINNEANGIKIGPQHAATNATRAGSRGGQQAGESCC; from the exons GGTGTTG AG TTCGGTGCTCGAATGATAACTATGGATGGGAAACAGATAAAACTTCAGATTTGGGATACAGCAGGTCAGGAGTCCTTTCGTTCCATCACAAGGTCGTATTACAGAGGTGCAGCAGGGGCTTTACTAGTGTATATTACAAGGAGAGACACATTCAACCACTTGACAATCTGGTTAGAATATGTCCGCCAGCATTCCAATTCCAACATGGTCATTATGCTTATTGGAAATAAAAGTGATTTAGAATTtagaagagaagtaaaaaaagaagaaggtgaCGCTTTTGCACGAGAACATGGACTTATCTTCATGGAAACCTCTGCTAAGACTGCTTCTAATGTAGAAGAGGCATTTATTAATACAGCAAAAGAAATTTATGAAAAGATCCAAGAAGGAGTCTTTGACATTAATAATGAGGCAAATGGCATTAAAATTGGCCCTCAGCATGCTGCTACTAATGCCACGCGCGCAGGCAGTCGGGGAGGACAGCAGGCCGGGGAAAGCTGCTGTTGA
- the LOC118890429 gene encoding ras-related protein Rab-2A-like isoform X1, whose protein sequence is MAYACLFKYMIIGDTGVGKSCLLLQFTDKRFQPVHDVTVGVEFGARMITMDGKQIKLQIWDTAGQESFRSITRSYYRGAAGALLVYITRRDTFNHLTIWLEYVRQHSNSNMVIMLIGNKSDLEFRREVKKEEGDAFAREHGLIFMETSAKTASNVEEAFINTAKEIYEKIQEGVFDINNEANGIKIGPQHAATNATRAGSRGGQQAGESCC, encoded by the coding sequence GGTGTTGGTAAATCATGCTTATTGCTACAGTTTACAGACAAGAGGTTTCAGCCAGTGCATGACGTTACTGTTGGTGTCGAGTTCGGTGCTCGAATGATAACTATGGATGGGAAACAGATAAAACTTCAGATTTGGGATACAGCAGGTCAGGAGTCCTTTCGTTCCATCACAAGGTCGTATTACAGAGGTGCAGCAGGGGCTTTACTAGTGTATATTACAAGGAGAGACACATTCAACCACTTGACAATCTGGTTAGAATATGTCCGCCAGCATTCCAATTCCAACATGGTCATTATGCTTATTGGAAATAAAAGTGATTTAGAATTtagaagagaagtaaaaaaagaagaaggtgaCGCTTTTGCACGAGAACATGGACTTATCTTCATGGAAACCTCTGCTAAGACTGCTTCTAATGTAGAAGAGGCATTTATTAATACAGCAAAAGAAATTTATGAAAAGATCCAAGAAGGAGTCTTTGACATTAATAATGAGGCAAATGGCATTAAAATTGGCCCTCAGCATGCTGCTACTAATGCCACGCGCGCAGGCAGTCGGGGAGGACAGCAGGCCGGGGAAAGCTGCTGTTGA